One segment of Eriocheir sinensis breed Jianghai 21 unplaced genomic scaffold, ASM2467909v1 Scaffold33, whole genome shotgun sequence DNA contains the following:
- the LOC126991735 gene encoding protocadherin Fat 3-like, producing the protein MATSRDIGINAEISYSLQHTTLEEYLHIHPKTGVISIGAEVDFERVQQVVATVVATDGGVLPLSATALVNLTITDVNDNSPVFTLPTYTATVKEDALQGASVVQVSASDVDHGMNSLVCYSIRAGNEDHCFTIDDDTGIITVIKKLDREKVTKYQLTLGARDLGTPSNTAMAQVVIQVGDVNDNAPKFTQDNYTMVMQVRREGSGGCVAHQVHCTRFSSSKAILFVRQSVVSPDSSSIYL; encoded by the exons ATGGCCACCTCAAGGGACATCGGCATCAATGCAGAAATCTCTTACTCCCTTCAGCACACCACGCTGGAGGAGTACCTGCACATCCACCCAAAGACTG GTGTGATAAGCATTGGCGCCGAGGTGGACTTTGAGCGCGTACAGCAGGTGGTGGCGACAGTAGTGGCCACAGACGGGGGGGTGCTGCCTCTGTCCGCCACGGCCTTGGTCAACCTAACAATCACTGATGTGAATGACAACTCCCCGGTGTTCACGCTGCCCACTTACACCGCCACAGTCAAGGAAGACGCTCTGCAAGGCGCCAGCGTGGTGCAG GTCTCAGCCAGCGACGTGGACCATGGCATGAACAGCCTCGTCTGCTACAGCATCAGGGCGGGAAACGAAGACCACTGCTTCACTATTGATGACGACACcggcatcatcactgtcatcaagaAACTGGACAGGGAAAAG GTCACAAAGTACCAGTTGACGCTGGGTGCCAGGGACTTGGGCACACCCAGCAACACTGCCATGGCTCAGGTCGTGATCCAGGTGGGCGACGTCAACGACAATGCACCCAAGTTCACGCAAGACAACTATACCATGGTCATGCAGGTGAGGCGagagggtagtggtggctgcgtaGCACATCAAGTTCATTGTACAAGATTTTCCTCCTCCAAAGCCATACTGTTTGTCCGTCAATCTGTTGTCTCACCAGatagttcatccatttatctttgA